Proteins encoded together in one Kutzneria kofuensis window:
- the pheS gene encoding phenylalanine--tRNA ligase subunit alpha, with product MSGVNDPFDPKQVAALAPETLKAAVEQAHEAFAEAADLDQLAAAKPAHLGDRSPLLTARREIGALPPAARSEAGKRVNEAQNEIKAAFDARRAELEAARAEQVLATERVDVSLPWDRVARGARHPLTTLSERIGDVFVGMGYEIAEGPELETEWFNFDALNFGKDHPARTMQDTFYVAPENSGLVLRTHTSPVQIRSLLDRELPVYVVCPGRTYRTDALDATHTPVFHQVEGLVVDKGITMAHLKGTLDAFARAMFGADSKTRLRPSFFPFTEPSAEVDVWFPQKKGGAGWVEWGGCGMVNPNVLRATGVDPDVYSGFAFGMGLERTLQFRNGIPDMRDMVEGDVRFTLPFGTEF from the coding sequence ATGTCCGGAGTCAACGATCCTTTCGACCCCAAGCAGGTCGCGGCACTCGCGCCGGAGACGCTGAAGGCCGCGGTCGAGCAGGCGCACGAGGCGTTCGCCGAGGCGGCCGACCTCGACCAGCTGGCCGCGGCGAAGCCCGCGCACCTCGGCGACCGGTCGCCGCTGCTGACCGCTCGGCGGGAGATCGGCGCGCTGCCCCCGGCCGCCCGGTCCGAGGCGGGCAAGCGGGTCAACGAGGCGCAGAACGAGATCAAGGCCGCCTTCGACGCGCGCAGGGCCGAGCTGGAGGCCGCGCGGGCCGAGCAGGTGCTGGCCACCGAGCGGGTGGACGTGTCGCTGCCGTGGGACCGCGTGGCCCGCGGCGCCCGGCACCCGCTGACCACGCTGTCCGAGCGCATCGGCGACGTGTTCGTCGGCATGGGCTACGAGATCGCCGAGGGCCCCGAGCTCGAGACCGAGTGGTTCAACTTCGACGCGCTGAACTTCGGCAAGGACCACCCGGCGCGCACCATGCAGGACACCTTCTACGTCGCGCCGGAGAACTCCGGGCTGGTGCTGCGCACGCACACCTCCCCGGTGCAGATCCGCTCGCTGCTCGACCGTGAGCTGCCGGTCTACGTGGTCTGCCCCGGCCGGACCTACCGCACCGACGCCCTGGACGCCACCCACACCCCGGTGTTCCACCAGGTCGAGGGCCTGGTCGTGGACAAGGGCATCACCATGGCGCACCTGAAGGGCACGCTGGACGCGTTCGCCCGCGCGATGTTCGGCGCCGACTCCAAGACCCGGCTGCGGCCCTCCTTCTTCCCGTTCACCGAGCCGTCCGCCGAGGTGGACGTGTGGTTCCCGCAGAAGAAGGGCGGGGCCGGCTGGGTGGAGTGGGGCGGCTGCGGCATGGTCAACCCCAACGTGCTGCGCGCCACCGGCGTGGACCCGGACGTCTACTCGGGCTTCGCGTTCGGCATGGGCCTCGAGCGCACGCTGCAGTTCCGCAACGGCATCCCCGACATGCGCGACATGGTCGAGGGCGATGTCCGCTTCACCTTGCCCTTCGGAACGGAGTTCTGA
- a CDS encoding amidase, with product MSHSRLEWAQPFVTAAVDAVRAADVPADAVEPWQLGLVAAACAIHDGALTPLELVESCLARIADTEPAVHAFVSVAEDARAKAAALTGRRPETVLHGVPVAVKDLIDVAGTVTAAGTTVFTEPAAEDATVVTRIGAAGGIVIGKTHTHEIAYGVSTPQSRNPWDTSKMTSGSSGGSAAALAAGQVPAALGTDTGGSLRLPSAFCGTTAIKPTHGLLPVAGIRPLAWSHDVVGPMTRDARDALLLLRVLSGQAVGDPLVTVGRLPSVAGLRVGIPDDAFLAGARPEVLAAMDAVADVLADLGATTVPVTLPSLAVFGAVSSVLVFREAAESYREHLAGEPFSHGIQAFLEAGQHAPAEDYVMARRVRRRLIEQVTGVLATVDVLLMPTSPVPDLPHGAESVDGVPLIPVLTPFTLPASVTGLPAVAFPAGATDAGMPIGVQLMGPAHSETLLAATAHAYQQATPWHLRRPPL from the coding sequence ATGAGCCATTCGCGCCTCGAATGGGCGCAGCCGTTCGTCACCGCGGCGGTGGACGCCGTCCGCGCCGCCGACGTCCCGGCGGACGCCGTCGAGCCGTGGCAGCTGGGCCTGGTCGCCGCCGCCTGCGCCATCCACGACGGCGCACTGACGCCGTTGGAACTGGTGGAGTCGTGCCTGGCCCGGATCGCGGACACCGAGCCAGCAGTGCACGCCTTCGTCTCCGTCGCCGAGGACGCCCGGGCCAAGGCCGCCGCCCTGACCGGCCGGCGCCCCGAGACCGTGCTGCACGGCGTTCCCGTCGCGGTGAAGGACCTCATCGACGTCGCCGGCACGGTCACCGCCGCCGGCACCACCGTGTTCACCGAGCCGGCGGCCGAAGACGCCACCGTGGTCACGCGGATCGGCGCGGCCGGCGGCATCGTCATCGGCAAGACCCACACCCACGAGATCGCGTACGGCGTCTCCACGCCGCAGTCCCGGAACCCTTGGGACACCTCGAAGATGACCTCCGGCTCCTCCGGCGGCTCCGCCGCCGCGCTGGCCGCCGGCCAGGTCCCCGCCGCCCTCGGCACCGACACCGGCGGCTCGCTCCGGCTGCCGTCGGCGTTCTGCGGCACCACCGCCATCAAGCCCACCCACGGTCTGCTGCCGGTTGCCGGCATCCGCCCGCTGGCCTGGTCACACGACGTCGTCGGCCCCATGACCCGAGACGCTCGCGACGCCCTGCTCCTGCTGCGGGTGCTCAGCGGCCAAGCCGTCGGCGACCCGCTGGTGACCGTCGGCCGGCTGCCGTCCGTCGCCGGCCTCCGCGTCGGCATCCCCGACGACGCGTTCCTCGCCGGTGCCCGGCCCGAGGTCCTCGCCGCCATGGACGCCGTCGCCGACGTACTTGCCGACCTCGGCGCCACCACGGTGCCGGTGACCCTGCCCAGCCTCGCGGTGTTCGGCGCCGTCTCGTCCGTGCTGGTCTTCCGGGAGGCCGCCGAGAGCTACCGGGAGCACCTCGCCGGCGAGCCCTTCAGCCACGGCATCCAGGCGTTCCTGGAGGCCGGGCAGCACGCCCCCGCCGAGGACTACGTGATGGCCCGGCGGGTGCGCCGGCGGCTGATCGAGCAGGTCACGGGGGTCCTCGCCACCGTCGACGTGCTGCTCATGCCGACGTCGCCGGTGCCCGACCTGCCGCACGGCGCCGAGTCGGTCGACGGCGTGCCGCTGATCCCCGTGCTGACCCCGTTCACCCTGCCGGCCAGCGTCACCGGCCTGCCGGCCGTCGCCTTCCCCGCCGGCGCCACCGACGCCGGCATGCCCATCGGCGTCCAGCTCATGGGCCCCGCCCACAGCGAGACCCTCCTCGCCGCCACCGCCCACGCCTACCAGCAGGCCACCCCCTGGCACCTCCGCCGCCCGCCCCTATAA
- a CDS encoding DUF1844 domain-containing protein, with protein sequence MLLSAAAERLGLADTEPESSPHRDLDEARRLITALAGLITASAEYLGPHAGPLRDGLQAVQRAFREGSAVPDEPGQGPGEKYTGPVY encoded by the coding sequence ATGCTGCTGTCGGCCGCCGCCGAGCGGCTCGGCCTCGCCGACACCGAGCCCGAGTCCAGCCCGCACCGCGACCTGGACGAGGCCCGTCGGCTGATCACCGCCCTGGCCGGCCTGATCACCGCGTCCGCCGAGTACCTCGGCCCGCACGCCGGCCCGTTGCGGGACGGCCTGCAGGCCGTGCAGCGGGCGTTCCGCGAGGGCTCGGCCGTCCCCGACGAGCCCGGCCAGGGCCCCGGCGAGAAGTACACCGGCCCCGTCTACTGA
- the rplT gene encoding 50S ribosomal protein L20 has protein sequence MARVKRAVNAQKKRRTTLELASGYRGQRSRLYRKAKEQVLHSLNYAYRDRRARKGDFRQLWITRINAAARQNGMTYNRFIQGLKVAGVEVDRKILAELAVNDADAFAALVELARKNVPAQTPVSQG, from the coding sequence GTGGCACGCGTCAAGCGGGCGGTCAACGCCCAGAAGAAGCGCCGCACGACCCTGGAGCTCGCCAGCGGCTACCGCGGGCAGCGCTCCCGGCTGTACCGCAAGGCCAAGGAGCAGGTGCTCCACTCGCTCAACTACGCCTACCGGGACCGTCGTGCCCGCAAGGGTGACTTCCGGCAGCTGTGGATCACGCGTATCAACGCGGCCGCGCGCCAGAACGGCATGACCTACAACCGCTTCATCCAGGGCCTCAAGGTCGCGGGTGTCGAGGTGGACCGCAAGATCCTGGCCGAGCTCGCGGTCAACGACGCCGACGCGTTCGCCGCGCTGGTCGAGCTGGCCCGCAAGAACGTGCCGGCCCAGACCCCGGTGAGCCAGGGCTGA
- the infC gene encoding translation initiation factor IF-3 codes for MTAPSSRDRGGPTSAPEARINERIRVPEVRLVGPNGEQVGIVRIEDALRLAVEADLDLVEVAPQARPPVCKLMDYGKYKYESAQKARESRRNQQLTVIKEQKLRPKIDPHDYETKKNHVVRFLEHGHKVKVTIMFRGREQSRPELGFRLLQRLAEDVNELGFVESSAKQDGRNMIMVLAPHKTSKTRPVKTATPETGSEQE; via the coding sequence ATGACAGCTCCCTCTAGTCGAGACCGTGGTGGCCCCACCTCCGCTCCCGAGGCACGCATCAACGAACGCATCCGGGTGCCCGAGGTCCGGCTCGTCGGACCGAACGGTGAACAGGTGGGCATCGTCCGCATCGAGGACGCCCTCCGGCTCGCCGTGGAAGCGGATCTGGACCTCGTCGAGGTCGCACCGCAGGCCCGCCCGCCGGTCTGCAAGCTCATGGACTACGGCAAGTACAAGTACGAGAGCGCGCAGAAGGCCCGCGAGTCGCGGCGCAACCAGCAGCTCACGGTGATCAAGGAGCAGAAGCTCCGGCCGAAGATCGACCCGCACGACTACGAGACGAAGAAGAACCACGTGGTTCGCTTCCTCGAGCACGGGCACAAGGTCAAGGTCACCATCATGTTCCGCGGCCGCGAGCAGTCCCGGCCGGAGCTCGGCTTCCGGCTGCTGCAGCGGCTGGCCGAGGACGTGAACGAGCTGGGCTTCGTGGAGTCCAGCGCCAAGCAGGACGGCCGCAACATGATCATGGTGTTGGCGCCGCACAAGACCAGCAAGACCCGGCCAGTCAAGACGGCCACCCCGGAGACCGGCTCCGAGCAGGAGTGA
- the rpmI gene encoding 50S ribosomal protein L35 codes for MPKNKTHSGISKRVKVTGSGKLVREKTGKRHLLEKKPSSLTRRYAGIQEVAKSDVPRMKKMLGL; via the coding sequence ATGCCCAAGAACAAGACGCACAGCGGCATCTCCAAGCGCGTGAAGGTGACCGGCAGCGGCAAGCTGGTGCGTGAGAAGACCGGCAAGCGGCACCTGCTGGAGAAGAAGCCCAGCTCGCTGACCCGCCGCTACGCGGGCATCCAGGAGGTCGCCAAGAGCGACGTCCCGCGCATGAAGAAGATGCTCGGCCTCTGA
- a CDS encoding VOC family protein, whose amino-acid sequence MTSRLHNVTVDCADPVAMANFWAAVTGYEQHPDNGVAPEDDEALLLPPGDGPGILFLRVPEGKAVKNRLHLDLQPDRPRDEEVERILALGATMVLDMRRPDGRGWAQLADPEGNEFCVERSAAERAAMGDE is encoded by the coding sequence ATGACGTCCCGTTTGCACAATGTCACCGTCGACTGCGCGGATCCCGTCGCCATGGCCAACTTCTGGGCCGCGGTCACCGGCTACGAGCAGCATCCCGACAACGGCGTCGCCCCCGAGGACGACGAGGCGTTGCTGCTGCCGCCGGGCGACGGCCCAGGCATCCTGTTCCTCCGCGTGCCCGAGGGCAAGGCCGTGAAGAACCGGCTGCACCTCGACCTGCAGCCGGACCGCCCGCGCGACGAGGAGGTGGAGCGCATCCTCGCCCTCGGCGCGACCATGGTGCTCGACATGCGCCGGCCCGACGGCCGGGGCTGGGCCCAGCTCGCCGACCCCGAGGGCAACGAGTTCTGCGTGGAACGCAGCGCCGCCGAGCGCGCCGCCATGGGCGACGAGTGA
- a CDS encoding TrmH family RNA methyltransferase yields MFTERTPRVAAARQLTRRAGRDRDRRFLAEGAQAVREALAWARAGHGRVHEVFTTAVAAQRNAELLDRALDQGIPVSEVTDKAADGLSETVSPQGLVAVCDLVDQSLSDALRAAPMLVAVLVGVSDPGNAGTVLRVADAAGADAVLLAGDTVDPHNGKCVRASTGSLFHLPVARSRDTKAVLAACREAGLRLVAADGYAEHDLDQAERAGQLAGPTAWVFGSEAHGLPDELLSETDTALRVPIHGQAESLNLATAAAVCLYTSARVQRSA; encoded by the coding sequence GTGTTCACCGAGCGCACGCCCCGGGTCGCCGCGGCACGGCAGCTGACCAGGCGCGCCGGCCGCGACCGGGACCGCCGCTTCCTCGCCGAGGGCGCGCAGGCCGTGCGCGAGGCGCTGGCCTGGGCCCGGGCGGGTCACGGCCGGGTGCACGAGGTGTTCACCACCGCGGTCGCCGCCCAGCGCAACGCCGAGCTGCTCGACCGGGCCCTGGACCAGGGCATTCCGGTGAGCGAGGTGACCGACAAGGCCGCTGACGGACTGTCCGAGACCGTGTCACCGCAAGGCCTCGTCGCCGTCTGCGACCTCGTGGACCAGTCGCTCTCCGACGCGTTGCGGGCCGCGCCGATGTTGGTGGCCGTGCTGGTCGGGGTCTCCGACCCGGGCAACGCCGGCACGGTGCTGCGGGTGGCCGACGCCGCCGGCGCCGACGCGGTGCTGCTGGCCGGCGACACCGTCGACCCGCACAACGGCAAGTGCGTGCGCGCCTCCACCGGCAGCCTGTTCCACCTCCCGGTGGCCCGCTCGCGTGACACGAAGGCGGTCTTGGCGGCGTGTCGCGAAGCGGGGTTGCGCCTCGTGGCGGCCGACGGCTACGCGGAGCACGACCTGGACCAGGCCGAACGGGCCGGCCAGCTGGCCGGCCCGACGGCGTGGGTGTTCGGCAGCGAGGCCCACGGCCTGCCCGACGAGCTGCTGTCCGAGACCGACACCGCGCTGCGGGTGCCGATCCACGGACAGGCGGAGAGCCTTAACCTCGCCACCGCCGCTGCCGTCTGTCTCTACACCTCGGCCCGGGTGCAGCGCTCCGCCTGA
- the pheT gene encoding phenylalanine--tRNA ligase subunit beta: MRIPVSWLAEHLPLPEETTPEDVAEALVRIGHEVEAVERLATVTGPLVVGLVVEIEELTEFKKPIRYCRVEVDEDQIQGIVCGARNFVEGDLVVVALPGAVLPGDFQIAARKTYGRVSEGMICSVKELGLGDDHSGILVLPPGTATPGDDAKEILDLDDAVLELAITPDRGYALSVRGLGRDLACAFDLPFGDPVPAVPPADTDGWPVEVQDEQGCPRFVARRITGVDPTAPTPFWMRRRLMLAGIRSISLPVDITNYVMLETGQPLHAFDASKLRGTLVVRRAREGEKLRTLDDVERTLSTDDIIICDDSGPVSLAGVMGGASTEVGDTSTDILLEAANWEPASIARTARRHKLPSEASRRFERAVDPAVAAAALERAAKLLDEFGDGSIHPGRTDVGNPILPSPVSMPIDLPDRVAGVPYARGVTARRLGQIGCGVEVTTSDDGRTFVIATPPPWRPDLTQPADLVEEVLRLEGYHTIPSELPLAPPGRGLTEAQRRRRAASRALAEAGYAEVLPFPFVASTTWDDFGLDEDDTRRNTVKVLNPLEADHPELATTLLPNMLDTLRRNVSRGQRDLALFHIGQVVLPKAQQTPVPSVGVEGRPSEEDLGKLEASLPNQPLHAAVVLAGQREQAGWWGKGREASWADAVEAARTVAHAWGVELTVVASDLAPWHPGRCAELRVGGWPVGHAGELHPTVVEKLGLPKRTCAMEIDIDALPLADRRPVPVISPYPPVLLDVALVVDSEVPVADVASALRAGGGELLEDLRLFDVYTGEQLGEGKRSLAYALRFRAPDRTLTVEEATAARDAAVASAGEQHGAALRA; the protein is encoded by the coding sequence GTGCGCATTCCTGTCAGCTGGCTCGCCGAGCACCTGCCGCTGCCCGAGGAGACCACGCCCGAGGACGTGGCCGAGGCGCTGGTCCGCATCGGCCACGAGGTCGAGGCCGTGGAGCGGCTCGCCACTGTCACCGGGCCGCTCGTGGTCGGCCTGGTGGTGGAGATCGAGGAGCTCACCGAGTTCAAGAAGCCGATCCGGTACTGCCGGGTCGAGGTGGACGAGGACCAGATCCAGGGCATCGTCTGCGGCGCCCGCAACTTCGTCGAGGGCGACCTGGTCGTGGTGGCCCTGCCCGGCGCGGTGCTGCCCGGCGACTTCCAGATCGCCGCGCGCAAGACGTACGGCAGGGTCAGCGAGGGCATGATCTGCTCCGTCAAGGAGTTGGGCCTGGGCGACGACCACAGCGGCATCCTGGTGCTGCCGCCCGGCACCGCCACCCCCGGCGACGACGCCAAGGAGATCCTCGACCTCGACGACGCCGTGCTGGAGCTGGCGATCACCCCGGACCGCGGTTACGCGCTGTCCGTCCGCGGCCTCGGCCGCGACCTGGCCTGCGCCTTCGACCTGCCGTTCGGCGACCCGGTTCCCGCGGTTCCGCCCGCCGACACCGACGGGTGGCCGGTGGAGGTGCAGGACGAGCAGGGCTGCCCGCGCTTCGTCGCGCGCCGGATCACCGGCGTGGACCCGACCGCGCCGACCCCGTTCTGGATGCGCCGCCGGCTGATGCTGGCCGGCATCCGGTCCATCTCGCTGCCGGTCGACATCACCAACTACGTGATGTTGGAGACCGGCCAGCCGCTGCACGCCTTCGACGCCAGCAAGCTGCGCGGCACGCTGGTCGTGCGGCGGGCGCGGGAGGGCGAGAAGCTCCGCACGCTGGACGACGTCGAGCGCACGCTGTCCACCGACGACATCATCATCTGCGACGACAGCGGCCCGGTGTCGCTGGCCGGCGTGATGGGCGGCGCGTCCACCGAGGTCGGCGACACCAGCACCGACATCCTGCTGGAGGCCGCCAACTGGGAGCCGGCGTCGATCGCGCGCACGGCCCGCCGGCACAAGCTGCCCAGCGAGGCGTCCCGCCGCTTCGAGCGCGCCGTCGACCCGGCGGTCGCCGCGGCCGCGCTGGAGCGCGCCGCCAAGCTGCTCGACGAGTTCGGCGACGGCAGCATCCACCCGGGCCGCACCGACGTCGGCAACCCGATCCTGCCGTCCCCGGTGTCGATGCCCATCGACCTGCCCGACCGCGTCGCCGGCGTGCCCTACGCCCGCGGCGTCACCGCGCGGCGGCTCGGCCAGATCGGCTGCGGCGTCGAGGTCACCACCAGCGACGACGGCCGCACGTTTGTCATCGCCACCCCGCCGCCGTGGCGGCCGGACCTCACCCAGCCCGCCGACCTGGTCGAGGAGGTGCTGCGGCTGGAGGGGTACCACACCATCCCGTCCGAGCTGCCGCTCGCGCCGCCCGGACGGGGGCTGACCGAGGCGCAGCGCCGCCGCCGGGCCGCGTCCCGGGCGCTGGCCGAGGCCGGCTACGCCGAGGTGCTGCCGTTCCCGTTCGTCGCGTCGACCACCTGGGACGACTTCGGCCTGGACGAGGACGACACGCGGCGCAACACCGTGAAGGTGCTCAACCCGCTCGAGGCCGACCACCCCGAGCTGGCCACCACGCTGCTGCCCAACATGCTGGACACGTTGCGCCGCAACGTTTCCCGTGGCCAGCGGGACCTGGCTCTGTTCCACATCGGACAGGTCGTGCTGCCCAAGGCCCAGCAGACCCCGGTGCCGTCGGTCGGCGTCGAGGGGCGTCCGTCCGAAGAGGACCTGGGCAAGCTGGAGGCGTCGCTGCCGAACCAGCCGCTGCATGCCGCCGTGGTGCTGGCCGGGCAGCGTGAGCAGGCCGGCTGGTGGGGCAAGGGCCGCGAGGCCTCGTGGGCCGACGCCGTCGAGGCCGCTCGGACCGTCGCGCACGCCTGGGGCGTCGAACTCACCGTCGTCGCCTCGGACCTCGCGCCGTGGCACCCCGGCCGCTGCGCCGAGCTGCGCGTCGGCGGCTGGCCCGTCGGCCACGCCGGCGAGCTGCACCCCACGGTCGTCGAGAAGCTCGGGCTGCCCAAGCGGACCTGCGCCATGGAGATCGACATCGACGCGCTGCCGCTGGCCGACCGCCGTCCCGTGCCGGTGATCTCGCCGTACCCGCCGGTGCTGCTGGACGTGGCGCTGGTCGTCGACTCCGAGGTTCCCGTCGCCGACGTCGCCTCCGCGCTGCGGGCCGGTGGCGGCGAGCTGCTCGAGGACCTGCGGCTGTTCGACGTCTACACCGGCGAGCAGCTCGGCGAGGGCAAGCGGTCGCTGGCCTACGCCCTGCGATTCCGCGCCCCCGACCGGACTCTCACCGTCGAGGAGGCCACCGCCGCCCGCGACGCCGCTGTCGCCTCCGCCGGCGAACAGCACGGGGCTGCGCTGCGCGCCTGA
- a CDS encoding ABC transporter substrate-binding protein: MADVLFTAEVTVPASREAAYASFGGGRWADWTFDARVDELRPGLAVRVAFPVGGMPLAGVARVHRVLPAQRIVLRHETPWRGRVIIDFEPDGAGTRVRLVTSIEDGSIAPLARLLGSDLADDPDEQVVRIGLLTSYRGSAGVFGPAVENCARLAVDEINADDGVNGRPLRLVVGDDATSPATGLVELKRLHLRHHVDMVIAVHTSATLDAVRPYARRVGLPYFYTPVNEGGKPAGRLFRWGEVPGEQLRQAVPAMMREHGGKGWYVIGNDYVWPRAVGACARRTVESEGGRLLGERYVPLSTSDFAEVLESIEDSGAELVVNSLVGGDAAAFERQLHAAGLRQKVRSFGALLDEATRDHIGDEAAAGMWSVLGYFMDLPTPENREFIGRYRAAYGPAAPPVSSVTESVYEGIHLYARTAKAAGTIEPASLVGALPGVSFTGPRGEVSVTPSGRLRQPLYLAEAVTGGFRILAEQGLAGTD; the protein is encoded by the coding sequence ATGGCCGACGTCCTGTTCACCGCTGAGGTGACGGTGCCGGCATCCCGGGAGGCCGCCTACGCCTCCTTCGGCGGCGGCCGCTGGGCCGACTGGACCTTCGACGCCCGTGTCGACGAACTCCGCCCCGGCCTGGCCGTCCGGGTCGCCTTCCCCGTCGGCGGCATGCCGCTGGCCGGCGTCGCCCGCGTCCACCGCGTGCTGCCGGCCCAGCGCATCGTGCTGCGGCACGAGACGCCGTGGCGCGGGCGAGTGATCATCGACTTCGAGCCGGACGGCGCCGGCACCCGGGTCCGCCTCGTGACGTCGATCGAGGACGGCAGCATCGCGCCGCTGGCCCGGCTGCTCGGCAGCGACCTCGCCGACGACCCCGACGAGCAGGTGGTCCGGATCGGCCTGCTCACCAGCTACCGCGGCAGCGCCGGCGTGTTCGGGCCGGCGGTGGAGAACTGCGCGCGGCTGGCCGTCGACGAGATCAACGCCGACGACGGCGTGAACGGCAGGCCGCTGCGGCTGGTCGTCGGCGACGACGCCACCAGCCCGGCCACCGGCCTGGTCGAGCTCAAGCGGCTGCACCTGCGGCACCACGTGGACATGGTGATCGCCGTGCACACCTCGGCGACCCTGGACGCCGTCCGCCCGTACGCGCGACGCGTCGGGCTGCCGTACTTCTACACGCCGGTCAACGAGGGCGGGAAGCCGGCGGGCCGGCTGTTCCGCTGGGGCGAGGTGCCGGGGGAGCAGCTGCGCCAGGCCGTGCCGGCGATGATGCGCGAGCACGGCGGCAAGGGCTGGTACGTGATCGGCAACGACTACGTGTGGCCGCGGGCCGTCGGCGCCTGCGCCCGCCGCACCGTCGAGTCCGAGGGCGGCCGGCTGCTCGGCGAGCGCTACGTCCCGCTGAGCACCAGTGACTTCGCCGAGGTGCTGGAGTCGATCGAGGATTCCGGCGCGGAGCTCGTCGTCAACAGTCTTGTCGGCGGGGACGCCGCCGCGTTCGAACGCCAGCTGCACGCCGCTGGCCTACGCCAGAAGGTGCGCAGCTTCGGGGCGCTGCTGGACGAGGCCACCCGTGATCACATCGGCGACGAGGCCGCCGCCGGCATGTGGTCGGTGCTCGGCTACTTCATGGACCTGCCCACGCCGGAGAACCGGGAGTTCATCGGCCGCTACCGGGCGGCTTACGGGCCGGCCGCGCCGCCGGTCTCCAGCGTCACCGAATCCGTGTACGAGGGCATCCACCTCTACGCCCGCACCGCCAAGGCCGCCGGCACGATCGAGCCCGCCTCCCTGGTCGGCGCCCTGCCCGGGGTCAGCTTCACGGGGCCGCGCGGCGAGGTCAGCGTGACCCCCAGCGGCCGGCTGCGGCAGCCGCTGTACCTGGCCGAGGCGGTGACCGGCGGGTTCCGGATCCTGGCCGAGCAGGGACTTGCCGGGACCGACTGA
- a CDS encoding Clp protease N-terminal domain-containing protein: MPKINVYLPDELAEAVRESGVPVSAICQRALETSVKRVTAIRSATIGDLGGEDPTGKLPHFTERARATVKIAIEQARSDGSALVGTEHLLHGIIREGNNMALKVLAATEIDPQKLLEDLPEPTTGDHPADRFSGPLANAFELAVTEAITMGHNYIGCEHLLLGLVAEQDGTGGQALRAAGAELRSTRGAVAAALAGFVHHRDQKTPGDPAAAVAALVGKQLKPLLDRLDRLERHVGLE, from the coding sequence ATGCCCAAGATCAACGTGTATCTGCCCGACGAGCTGGCCGAGGCGGTCCGGGAATCCGGGGTGCCGGTGTCGGCGATCTGCCAGCGGGCGCTGGAGACCTCGGTGAAGCGGGTGACGGCGATCCGGTCGGCCACCATCGGCGACCTCGGCGGCGAGGATCCGACCGGCAAGCTGCCGCACTTCACGGAGCGGGCCAGGGCCACCGTGAAGATCGCGATCGAGCAGGCCAGGAGCGACGGCTCGGCGCTGGTCGGCACGGAGCACCTGCTGCACGGAATCATCCGCGAGGGCAACAACATGGCGCTCAAGGTGCTGGCGGCGACGGAGATCGATCCGCAGAAGCTGCTCGAAGACCTGCCGGAGCCGACGACCGGCGATCACCCGGCGGACAGGTTCAGCGGCCCGCTGGCCAACGCCTTCGAGCTGGCTGTGACCGAGGCGATCACCATGGGCCACAACTACATCGGCTGCGAGCACCTGCTGCTGGGACTGGTCGCGGAGCAGGACGGAACGGGCGGCCAGGCGCTGCGAGCGGCGGGGGCGGAGCTGCGCTCGACCCGGGGCGCGGTCGCGGCGGCGCTGGCGGGCTTCGTGCACCACCGCGACCAGAAAACGCCCGGCGACCCGGCGGCGGCCGTGGCAGCGCTGGTGGGCAAGCAGCTCAAGCCGCTGCTGGACCGCCTCGACCGGCTGGAGCGACACGTGGGACTGGAGTGA